The Solanum dulcamara chromosome 2, daSolDulc1.2, whole genome shotgun sequence region GAATAACTCAGTGGCACTTGTAATTGATGACTCCAAGATACTAATAACTCCTCTTTCTTTATCTCTCATCCCACCACCTATGTACCTCTTTTGTTTGAATTTTCCCTCTGCCATTCAGAGTATGGCATTTTGCTCTAGAAGTTCTATAAATCACCTGGCTGCATCCTTGTCAGATAGCAGATTATGTGTTGTAGAGCTTCCTGCAATTGATTGTTGGGAGGAGCTAGAAGGTAAAGAGTTTGATGTTGAGGCTGTCTCTTTTGATTCAGGATATAAGTCTTTCATTCACCTTGCATGGATGGATTCACATAAGCTTCTTGGTGTTAGCCATAATCTAATTAGCAACTCAGCAATAAAAGAGCCCTCTACAGATGAGCTTTCTATGTATTGCCTACAAGAAATTGAGCTTATGTGTTCTGAAGATCGTATTCCTAATTCAGTGACATGCTCTGGTTGGCAAGCTAAAGGTTTGAATAGATTATCTCTTGAAGGTACTGTAATTGGTATAGCTCCTGACCAGGGAAACGGCTGCTCAGCATATGTTCAGTTTGATGGTGGGAAAGTGTTTGAGTATGTGTTGAAGTTGGCCGATGCCAGAGGGCTTCATCAGAAACGTGATGATATGAGTTTTTCTTCGTCTTGCCCCTGGATGGATCTTGTGCAAATTGGAGGCTGCTTACCACAGAAAGCTTTGCTTTTTGGTCTTGATGACAGTGGTAGATTGCTTGTTGGTGAAAGGATATTGTGCAACAATTGCAGCAGTTTTTCTTTCTACTCGAATTCTGCTGACCATACTGTCACCCATTTGATTCTTGCAACTAAGCAGGATTTGTTGTTTGTCGTCGATATTAGTGATATCCTGAAAGGAGAACTGGAGGTTAAGTATGGGAACTTCCTGGCAGTTTTCAAGCACAGAAAATGGGAAGATGAAAGAAACTATATTCAAATATGGGAAAGAGGTGCCAGAATTGTAGGTGTTTTGCACAGCGACGAGTCTGCTATCATACTTCAAACAGTTCGAGGGAATCTTGAGTGCATCTACCCCAGAAAATTGGTCCTAGCCTCAATAATTAATGCTTTGATCCAAGGGCGTTACAAAGATGCATTACTCATGGTAAGAAGGCAAAGAAttgatttcaatgttattattGACCATTGTGGTTGGCAAAACTTTGTTCTGTCTGCTGCTGAGTTTGTCAAGCAAGTGAACAATTTAAGTTATATAACTGAATTTGTCTGTTCAATAAAGAATGAAAATATCATGGAGACGCTGTACAAAAACTATATATCCCTATCTCATGACAATGAGGCTAAAGCTGTAGAACATGGAGACCTTGAGAGTTCTCATAGGAATAGCAAGATCCACTCTGTCTTGCTGGCCATAAGGAAGGCTCTTGAGGAGCATGTAACGGAAAGTCCTGCAAGAGAACTTTGCATTCTGACCACTTTAGCTCGAAGTGACCCTCCAGCTCTTGAACAAGCTTTAGAGAGAATAAAAATAATCCGAGAAAAGGAATTATCGGGTTCAGATGAACTGAGAAGGGAACTCTACCCTTCTGCTGAGGAAGCTTTAAAACATCTTTTGTGGTTGTCTGATTCAGAGGCAGTTTTTGAAGCTGCATTAGGTCTTTATGACTTGAACCTTGCAGCTATCGTCGCCTTGAATTCACAAAAGGACCCGAAAGAATTTCTTCCCTATCTGCAAGAACTAGAAAACATGCCAATAGTGTTAATGCGATACAATATAGACCTTAAATTGCAGAGGTTTGAGGCTGCGCTTCAGCACATTGTTTCTGCAGGAGATGCTTACTTTGAGGATTCTATGATTCTCATGAAGAAAAATCCCCAACTTTTCCCCTCGGGACTCCAATTGATCACTGACTCTGTCAAGAGAAACCAGGTACTTGAGGCCTGGGGAGATCATTTTAGTTCCACAAAATGCTTTGAGGATGCTGCTGCAACATATTTGTGCTGTTCTTGTTTGGATAAAGCTTTGAAGGCTTATCGTGAGTGTGGTAATTGGGGTGGAGTTTTGACAGCAGCTGGTCTCATTAAACTAGGGAAGGAGGAAGTCCTGCAACTAGCGCAGGAGCTTTGCGAGGAACTCCAAGCACTTGGTAAACCAGGGGATGCTGCAAAAATAGCTTTGGAGTATTGCACAGATGTTAGTGCTGGTATTAATTTCTTGGTCAGTGCAAGGGAATGGGAAGAAGCTTTGAGGACTGCGTTTCTTCATAGGAGAGACGATCTGGTCCTGGAAGTAAGGACTGCATCACTTGAGTGTGCCAGCTCATTGGCTAGTGAATATGAGGAAGGGTTGGAGAAAGTGGGGAAGTACTTGACTCGCTATTTAGGTGTTCGACAACGGAGATTATTACTTGCTGCAAAGCTACAGTCGGATGAGCGATCAATAAATGAGCTTGATCATGATACTGCTTCTGAAACTAGTAGCAATTTCAGTGGAATGAGTGCATATACCTTGGGGTATGTGATATTTAAGCAATCTTGGGATGTCTTATTGTTTCTTCTAATTAATTGATTCTTGTCATGGTATATGTCATGCTATACCTTCCTTTTTTCCAAAAATTGCTCctcgtttttttttttggggaatGTATACTCTCATATATGCACTGGTAAGTGATAACCCTCTGACCTATTATTTCCTTGTATCTTCCTGTTATCCACTGTGTAGGAGCTACTTTATGCCCTTCACCCTTTCATTATCACACACCAAGGGGGGAAAATGTCTTGGAATTTGTCAATGGAAAATGATTAACCAATTTCTTCTGTTTCCATGGAAATGTATGTTTTAAAGTTCAGCTTCCTGATAACTCTTTCATAAGCAGGACAAGAAAGGGATCAGCTCCATCTATCAACTCCAGAGCTAGTACAAAAGCGAGAGACATGAGACGTCAACGGAATAGAGGGAAAATACGTGCTGGAAGGTATGTGATTATGCAAATGTCATATTTCTTTCTGATGCTGAAATTAGTTTAGTTCCTGATCCTTGTCATTATGGTACATTGCAATTTAGTCCCGGTGAGGAGATGGGTTTGGtagagcatttaaaggggatgtcTCTGACTATTGGAGCTAAGCGTGAGCTAAAATCTCTCTTGATATGCCTTGTGATGCTGCAAAAGGAAGATATTGCCAGGAAGTTGCAGCATGTTGCTACAAATTTTCAACTGTCCCAAATGGCAGCTGTAAAATTAGCTGACGAGGCCATGTTAAATGATAGAATTAATGAGCATTTCTATGTTCTGGAGAATTACATTCccaaaataaaggaagaaaTGCAGCATTCAGAGCTTTTCTCCTGGCAGTCAAAAGTTTTGATTTGAAATGCCAAGGTACGTCATTTGGTTCTCTCTCGTATATGTTACACTTGTTCTTTGGTCTTCCCCGAGGGTTCTGATTTGAGCTCAGCATGGGTCTGTAGTTTATAATGGTGATGGTACCTTTACTGTTTCAGCAGCCAGTAATGTTAAGAAAGATGCTAACAAGCTATTCCACACACTCAAAATCCGGTAAAATTGCCAACACATATGCCTAACTGTGTTTTAGATAGAGATAACTGAAAAATATGCATATCAGACACAgtattctctttctttataGATGAAAGGGCACAAACATTGCCATGCTCTTTTTAACCTGAAGAGTTAACTTACTAGATGATTTTTCACCTGAAAATTCTTTGGTCAATATCTTGTGTTCATTTCACAGGCTTGTATGGCTACATGTGTCTCATTTTGTAAGGCGTTGAGTAGCATAGATGGTTTTATTTGCTTAGTTTCTATAGCAATAGAAATCTTCCTCTTTTAATAAATCACTAACGGAATCTTCTATTTGTGAAGTTTGCTTGAATAGCATTTGTTGTATGATATTCTTCATGTCTTTGCTGTTAAAAGATAAGTTGCTACAACTATCTTCTGTATGTTAGCAGGCATGTCGTTGATAATCTGAAATGTCATCCTATCTCGGCTGATGTGGGTCGGAAGCACTATTGAACATACGAGATGGCAGAAGTCAAAATTTCTTCTAGTTCTCATTCATCGCCGAGGAGTTCCAAATTCTTGACTAGTAGACAGTCGTATCCCAACTGAATGACTTTCTTACTTTCAGGTTGTAGGTTTCAACTTATTTTGGTTAATGTAATCTTCTGTACTTTGCTTATTTTAGCAGAATGATGAATTGCCTTATTGGCTTCCAACATATGGAATTCAACTGATTTGTTTTGGTCTGTTTCAGAAATGAGGCCAATCATCAGTTTATCGCTGTGAGGCCAACTTATTTAAAATGGGTTAAACTAACCTTGCGCCACCGGTCCTAAATGATACGTCTTGGATGCAGCATCACCGGAAagattttctttatatttgCTTACATTTTTGTCGAAATCATTTCTTTTGAACTGAGGGTTTACCTGAAATAACTTATCAACCTCACAAGGATAAGGCTAAGATCTACGTATATGCTACCTTCTTTAGGCCTCTCTTAATTTGCAATCAAATGCTCTATCACTGACCGTTGAGattacactggatatgttgttgtgctTGTCATTTAACTAGGATTATGATgagtatattattgttgttgcttGAATGCTTGTCATATAATCTAGTTaatccccccctccccccacccCTTCCCTTGGGTGCCCCacgaaaaaacaaaaaacaaaaacagcAAATGCTAAAAAGGGGGAAAAATAGTGAATGTAGAGATTAGTTGAGGAGTGAAAGGGACGACGAAGCAGATATGAAGTGGTTGAACATGgcattatgtatttttactaTCGAATTTATAGAAGTATTAATTTATATCTTCCTCTTGGTCTTTATTCTGGGAATAACTTTTTTTCGCTATTTTTTTTTCCTCGAGAATCGCCTGAAGTTGAAATTACTCAAAAGTGATGACAATATTTAATCTTCATTAGTACAACAAATGCATGTATAGTTGATACTATTGTAAGGCGAACAAACTTTTATCAAGCAATTAAGATACTCATAATTTGTACTTTTATATGTGAAATTCATCTAATCTTTgtttaataattataatattatttaattaactaAACATAACAACAAAGGGTCCATAGCTCAGTGGTAGAGCATTTGACTGCAGATCAAGAGGTCACCGGTTCGAACCCGGTTGGGCCCTCTTTTTTGAGTCTTGTTTTCGTCTCCTCTATTAAAATTAAACaacaaagatttttttttttaaaaataatctttCATAAACAATATAGAATTGATAACAAATTAAAATGCTTCCTATCGAGCTTAACatagatgtttttttttatgacaagaaaACCTGCAGTTACTATTCTTTGGGTGTGCATAGGATAAAACACCCGCTCCTATGCAATACCTCACAAACTATATAAGAGAGGTAACCCACACTAGGTAAGTCTGGTGCGACAAGCTCAATCTAGAAGGTATACCCCTTGCTTTCGCTAACAAAAGGTTTCGAACTTAAGACCTCCACTAAGCCACCCCGAAGGGGATACATAGATGTACTAGTCAAATAGTTAATATGTCAAAATAATCTTCTACGTttaggctagtacatagtctcgttattcattcttattagtaggcgcattagtgcactataatttcttgtgctcggatttctgttattatctatcactttctgtactttgattattctattttatctcTGTCGCTCTCGTTATTTGTCTTCCCATAAATGTCGTATCCAACCTCTTTCTATGcttttatgattttattgagtcgagggtctttcaaaaacatccgtcctatcttggtaggagtaaggtctgcgtacactttaccctccccagaccccacgttgtgggatttcattgtattgttgttgttgttgtaatcttCTACGTTTATAAAATGTCTTTTCATAAACAAAATTCAATCTTTTTcctaaaataaaaagattatgttcccttttttcataaaatttccttttatatataatcttttgctcattaattaattaattaaaacaaaaatgaaaaaaattaaaataaataaatattcccAGTACCTATAGTGACGGGTAgtgtaaaaaggaaaaaattgaaaaaaaaaaaacacacatTCTTCAGCTCTCAACAAGTTTATAGCAGCCGCTCAATGTTGAATCCTTtcatttctccttcaatttttttttcattcaccATGTCCGTTCTAGGGTTTCTCTGAAGCCCGAATCTCCTCTTTCTATACTTCTAAGGTATCATCAAATCTTTTTTCTCCGGTACTGTTCATTCATTTTTCcgtattatgtatttttttaagaTCTGTTCGTTTTTTGAGCTGTATATGTTGATGTATTTGtatttgattttgatgatgTTCGTTGATTCAGTGTAATTTTGGTGTTCCGTTTGTAGGCCCTTATTTTTTGGAGCCTAAAGCGACTGCTGTAGTGTCTCTAGGGTTGAGCCGCCCTTGACTCCAACTAGTATGAGAttgattgattttttattttttttgataattgtgGTGTCAGGACCAACTTTTGTTCACCACGGCTAATTCAACTTGATTTACAAGACGAGGTTTTGAGTTTCGATGATGTTCTTatatttagtgtaatttttggtgtgtgttactTCCCAACATATTGCACGTGTAAAGGAGAATGGTGTCCAATACTTAAATTGCATTGAATGAATATAGTAGTATATACTTGCCATCACATTGCACATGTGAAGGAGAAAGGTTGTGTTAGGTTGATGGCTAGCATAAATATAGTCGAATGATTAAATTTGTTGCtgaaatgtatatatataggatTTATGTTGTCTACAACTACTAGTATGAGATTGAGGTGTAGATGATTGATTTACAATACAAGGTTTTGAATTTTGCTGACGTTCTTAACTTCAGTATAATCTTGGTGTGTAATACTTGCCAGTACAATGTATGTGTAAAGGTGAATGGTCATAGCCGAATGCTTAATTTGCATACATATATTCCTTATGTCTTGTATAACAAAGATGTCAATACCTAAATGAAAAATAAGTAGGCGACAAGAGAGAGTTGCTCGGATGGTAAGCACCTTCACTTACAACCCTTGGGTTGTGAGTTCGAATCACCAAGGGAGCTAAAAAGGGTGGGAGTTCTTAGAGAGCGGTAAAAAAAGGTAGGCGTTTGGACATGAATGGAGTGatatttggataaaaaaaagtactccctctgtttcaatttgaTTGTCTGGTTTTGACTTGGTACGGAgtctagaaaaataaaaaggactTTTAAATCTTGTGGTcctaaattaaagatatgtagaatgtaccaTTATCTCTTTTAATCTTGTGTTTTTAAACATGCCAtgtgaaaagttaaaattaaagagttgtcaaaaaaggaaagacgcattctttttaaaatggactaaaaagaaaagtaagacaGACAAATTGGAACGGAGTGATGAGTTATACAGTAAACTCCAACTAGTATGAGCTTGAAGTATAATTGATTGATTTACAATATGAGGTTTTGTGCCGATGTTCTGCAGTTCAGTATAATTTTGGTGTTCCATTTGTAATACAGGGTTAAACCGCCTATATGAACTTGACAACACATATCACGTGTGAAAGAGGAGGTTTTGGTAGGTTGATGGTTAGCAAAAATATAGTGGAATGCTAATTTTGTAGTGGAATCGATATGTAGGAATTCTATAGTAGTTGACTCCGATTAGTTTGGAATTGAGATCTAGTAGATTGATTTACAATATGAGGTTTTGAATTTATATTCATGAAGCTACTCGTTTGATATCTCTTCTTTTCCCAGCCATATTTTGTTCATTTAGGAGATTATAGGCTACAATTTTAGATCCAGTGGAAGTTGAATTGTTGTTTCAGGGAAAATGAACTACTAAATTGTTACCGCTTAGGGGTTTTGACGTTTGGTTTCCTCCTTAAATAATATACTGCTGAGTCTATGCAATGTTCTACTAAATTATTTTGGATGTTGGTTGATTGAaaactctataatcaatagatGTTGGTTGATTGCATGTTGTTTGCTGTTTGGCACTAATACTCATTCTAATATTTTCCATGCTCCTTTCCTAGGTGTTATCCATGTATAATGATTGTTGTTGAGGTTTGAATTAAGTGAAGAGATTATCAAAGCTTTCGAAGAGTTCATCTAGATTTCATAATTTAAGTCACGGTAATGGCGTGGTTCAGAGCTAGCTCAAGTGTGGCAAAGCTTGCTATTAGAAGGGCTCTGTCGCAGGGTGGTTCTTACGTCCCAAGAACTCGCATACTTCCTTCACAAGGTCAATGTTTTCATACCACAGTTGTCAGGCCAAAGGCACAAGCTGCTCCAGTCCCAAGACCAGTGCCACTTTCCAAGTTGACCGACAGCTTCTTAGATGGGACGAGCAGCGTCTATCTTGAGGAGCTCCAGCGAGCATGGGAACAAGACCCAAACAGCGTTGATGAGTCATGGGATAACTTCTTCAGGAATTTTGTGGGACAAGCTGCCACGTCGCCCGGGATTTCAGGCCAGACGATTCAAGAGAGTATGCGACTTCTGTTGCTCGTGAGAGCTTATCAGGTTAATGGTCATATGAAAGCAAAACTTGATCCATTAGATTTGGAAGCGAGGGAAATACCTGATGATTTGGATCCAGCATTATATGGGTTCACTGAAGCTGATCTTGATAGAGAGTTCTTCCTTGGTGTTTGGAAGATGTCTGGATTCTTGTCTGAGAATCGTCCTGTGCAGACTTTGAAGGCAATATTAACACGGCTTGAGCAGGCTTATTGTGGAAGCATTGGATATGAGTACATGCATATTTCTGATCGTGATAAATGCAATTGGTTGAGAGAGCGGATTGAAACCCCAACATCTATGGAGTACAATCGTGAGCGACGGGAAGTTATTCTTGACCGACTGATGTGGAGTACTCAGTTTGAGAACTTCTTGGCTACAAAGTGGGCGGCAGCAAAGAGATTTGGGCTTGAAGGTTGTGAGACCTTGATTCCTGGCATGAAGGAGATGTTCGATAGGGCAGCAGATCTTGGAGTTGAGAGCATAGTTATTGGGATGCCACATAGAGGAAGATTAAATGTTTTAGGTAATGTTGTTCGAAAGCCACTAAAGCAGATCTTCAGCGAGTTTAGCGGTGGTATAAAACCTGGGGATGACGCTGGTTATGTCGGAACTGGTGATGTCAAGTATCACTTGGGAACTTCTTATGATCGGCCTACTAGGGGCGGGAAAAGAATTCATCTATCTTTGGTTGCAAATCCAAGTCACTTGGAAGCTGTGGATCCAGTTGTTATTGGAAAAACTAGAGCAAAGCAATATTATACGAATGATGAGGATAGAACAAAGAGCATGGGTATTTTGCTCCATGGTGATGGTAGCTTTGCAGGCCAAGGTGTTGTCTATGAGACATTGCATCTGAGTGCTCTTCCGAATTACACAACCGGAGGGACCATTCACATTGTGGTGAATAATCAAGTGGCGTTCACTACTGATCCAACGGCTGGAAGATCATCTCAGTACTGTACTGACGTTGCAAAGGCTTTGAATATTCCAATTTTCCATGTCAACGGTGATGATGTTGAGGCTGTTGCTCATGTGTGTGAACTAGCTGCAGAATGGCGCCAGAAATTCCACGCTGATGTTGTGGTTGATATTGTCTGTTATCGTCGATTTGGACACAATGAAATTGATGAACCATCCTTCACCCAGCCTAAAATGTATAAGGTTAGTTCAATTTAAGTTTTTGTGCTTTATAAATTATAGATAACTATTACTATATTTAGAGTTTTAGATTCGGGGCACAGGTTACTCTGTTTAACTTTCTACTGCGAATTGTGAAGTGCGATAGAAATTCATTTATATTCCTACTGGAATTAGGGATCTTCTTATATTCAAAGCACTGATATCTTTGTCGTTCTATGTCTTGCAATAGATCATCAGAAATCATCCTTCTTCGTTGGAGATCTATCAAAACAAACTCCTAAATTCCGGTCAGGTGGCAAAAGATGACGTGGAAAAGATACATGATAAGATCAATAGAATCCTTAATGAAGAGTTCATTGCTAGTAAAGACTATGTGCCTCAAAAAAGAGATTGGCTTTCTGCTTTTTGGTATGGTTTTAAGTCTCCTTCACAGCTTTCACGTGTTCGAAACACCGGGTATGATTTTAACTTAAATGGTTTATTTTTAAGCTTGAATCATGTGACTCAAGATAGGTGCTATTCTGCAGTGTCAAACCTGAGATTTTGAAGAATGTTGGGAAAGCAATCACTACGTTTCCGGATGGTTTTAAGCCTCACAGGGCATTAAAAAGGGTTTTTGATGACCGTCGAAAGATGATTGAGACAGGGGAGGGTGTTGACTGGGCTGTTGGAGAAGCACTTGCTTTTGCAACATTGCTTGTGGAAGGTAATCATGTTAGGTTGAGTGGTCAGGATGTTGAGAGAGGTACTTTCAGTCACAGACATTCTGTTATTCATGATCAGGAGACAGGGGCACAGTACTGTCCTCTTGATCATGTTATGATGAACCAAAATGAAGAGATGTTCACTGTGAGCAACAGGTATATTCTAATAgctgttttatttttaatccaGTTTACGAGGTTGCATTCTTGAGGTGTTTCACCTTTATGTATGCCAGCTTGCCATGCGTATTTTTTCTAttcgttgggatattgaatTTTGGTTTGATCTCTGCTGATTGATGCTAGTTGCTGTGGAAAATAGTCCGGTGGCTGAGTAAATTCACTTCCAATTGCCTGTCAGAATATGCTTAActtgattcttgattttttcaGTGACGGCTTTTCTTTTGAAGAACTTGATCAATCTActctaaaa contains the following coding sequences:
- the LOC129881028 gene encoding elongator complex protein 1 isoform X2, whose amino-acid sequence is MKNLKILKGKFSKLQLQSEDEVISFAAFDVERNRLFLASSSNFIYTLSLPSSNNAGAWNSIADNLIDLEPGDFITSMDYLMEKEALIIGTSYGLLLLYNADDNTTEIVGRLEGGVKCISPSPDGDLLGVITGFGQILVMTPDWDVLYEMALDDLPEDSDVHEHTYSSNYLPESPISWRGDGKYFATLSRVNNSQTLHKKLKIWERDSGVLHSVSESNPFMGSALDWMPSGAKIAAVYDRKEDRKCPSIVFFERNGLERSSFCLNVEIDATVEFVKWNCNSDLLAAVVRGEKYDSLKIWFLSNNHWYLKQEIRYTKDDRVRFMWDPIKPLQLVSWTTSGHITTYNFVWNTAVMNNSVALVIDDSKILITPLSLSLIPPPMYLFCLNFPSAIQSMAFCSRSSINHLAASLSDSRLCVVELPAIDCWEELEGKEFDVEAVSFDSGYKSFIHLAWMDSHKLLGVSHNLISNSAIKEPSTDELSMYCLQEIELMCSEDRIPNSVTCSGWQAKGLNRLSLEGTVIGIAPDQGNGCSAYVQFDGGKVFEYVLKLADARGLHQKRDDMSFSSSCPWMDLVQIGGCLPQKALLFGLDDSGRLLVGERILCNNCSSFSFYSNSADHTVTHLILATKQDLLFVVDISDILKGELEVKYGNFLAVFKHRKWEDERNYIQIWERGARIVGVLHSDESAIILQTVRGNLECIYPRKLVLASIINALIQGRYKDALLMVRRQRIDFNVIIDHCGWQNFVLSAAEFVKQVNNLSYITEFVCSIKNENIMETLYKNYISLSHDNEAKAVEHGDLESSHRNSKIHSVLLAIRKALEEHVTESPARELCILTTLARSDPPALEQALERIKIIREKELSGSDELRRELYPSAEEALKHLLWLSDSEAVFEAALGLYDLNLAAIVALNSQKDPKEFLPYLQELENMPIVLMRYNIDLKLQRFEAALQHIVSAGDAYFEDSMILMKKNPQLFPSGLQLITDSVKRNQVLEAWGDHFSSTKCFEDAAATYLCCSCLDKALKAYRECGNWGGVLTAAGLIKLGKEEVLQLAQELCEELQALGKPGDAAKIALEYCTDVSAGINFLVSAREWEEALRTAFLHRRDDLVLEVRTASLECASSLASEYEEGLEKVGKYLTRYLGVRQRRLLLAAKLQSDERSINELDHDTASETSSNFSGMSAYTLGTRKGSAPSINSRASTKARDMRRQRNRGKIRAGSPGEEMGLVEHLKGMSLTIGAKRELKSLLICLVMLQKEDIARKLQHVATNFQLSQMAAVKLADEAMLNDRINEHFYVLENYIPKIKEEMQHSELFSWQSKVLI
- the LOC129881028 gene encoding elongator complex protein 1 isoform X1 — translated: MKNLKILKGKFSKLQLQSEDEVISFAAFDVERNRLFLASSSNFIYTLSLPSSNQNAGAWNSIADNLIDLEPGDFITSMDYLMEKEALIIGTSYGLLLLYNADDNTTEIVGRLEGGVKCISPSPDGDLLGVITGFGQILVMTPDWDVLYEMALDDLPEDSDVHEHTYSSNYLPESPISWRGDGKYFATLSRVNNSQTLHKKLKIWERDSGVLHSVSESNPFMGSALDWMPSGAKIAAVYDRKEDRKCPSIVFFERNGLERSSFCLNVEIDATVEFVKWNCNSDLLAAVVRGEKYDSLKIWFLSNNHWYLKQEIRYTKDDRVRFMWDPIKPLQLVSWTTSGHITTYNFVWNTAVMNNSVALVIDDSKILITPLSLSLIPPPMYLFCLNFPSAIQSMAFCSRSSINHLAASLSDSRLCVVELPAIDCWEELEGKEFDVEAVSFDSGYKSFIHLAWMDSHKLLGVSHNLISNSAIKEPSTDELSMYCLQEIELMCSEDRIPNSVTCSGWQAKGLNRLSLEGTVIGIAPDQGNGCSAYVQFDGGKVFEYVLKLADARGLHQKRDDMSFSSSCPWMDLVQIGGCLPQKALLFGLDDSGRLLVGERILCNNCSSFSFYSNSADHTVTHLILATKQDLLFVVDISDILKGELEVKYGNFLAVFKHRKWEDERNYIQIWERGARIVGVLHSDESAIILQTVRGNLECIYPRKLVLASIINALIQGRYKDALLMVRRQRIDFNVIIDHCGWQNFVLSAAEFVKQVNNLSYITEFVCSIKNENIMETLYKNYISLSHDNEAKAVEHGDLESSHRNSKIHSVLLAIRKALEEHVTESPARELCILTTLARSDPPALEQALERIKIIREKELSGSDELRRELYPSAEEALKHLLWLSDSEAVFEAALGLYDLNLAAIVALNSQKDPKEFLPYLQELENMPIVLMRYNIDLKLQRFEAALQHIVSAGDAYFEDSMILMKKNPQLFPSGLQLITDSVKRNQVLEAWGDHFSSTKCFEDAAATYLCCSCLDKALKAYRECGNWGGVLTAAGLIKLGKEEVLQLAQELCEELQALGKPGDAAKIALEYCTDVSAGINFLVSAREWEEALRTAFLHRRDDLVLEVRTASLECASSLASEYEEGLEKVGKYLTRYLGVRQRRLLLAAKLQSDERSINELDHDTASETSSNFSGMSAYTLGTRKGSAPSINSRASTKARDMRRQRNRGKIRAGSPGEEMGLVEHLKGMSLTIGAKRELKSLLICLVMLQKEDIARKLQHVATNFQLSQMAAVKLADEAMLNDRINEHFYVLENYIPKIKEEMQHSELFSWQSKVLI
- the LOC129881029 gene encoding uncharacterized protein LOC129881029; this translates as MAWFRASSSVAKLAIRRALSQGGSYVPRTRILPSQGQCFHTTVVRPKAQAAPVPRPVPLSKLTDSFLDGTSSVYLEELQRAWEQDPNSVDESWDNFFRNFVGQAATSPGISGQTIQESMRLLLLVRAYQVNGHMKAKLDPLDLEAREIPDDLDPALYGFTEADLDREFFLGVWKMSGFLSENRPVQTLKAILTRLEQAYCGSIGYEYMHISDRDKCNWLRERIETPTSMEYNRERREVILDRLMWSTQFENFLATKWAAAKRFGLEGCETLIPGMKEMFDRAADLGVESIVIGMPHRGRLNVLGNVVRKPLKQIFSEFSGGIKPGDDAGYVGTGDVKYHLGTSYDRPTRGGKRIHLSLVANPSHLEAVDPVVIGKTRAKQYYTNDEDRTKSMGILLHGDGSFAGQGVVYETLHLSALPNYTTGGTIHIVVNNQVAFTTDPTAGRSSQYCTDVAKALNIPIFHVNGDDVEAVAHVCELAAEWRQKFHADVVVDIVCYRRFGHNEIDEPSFTQPKMYKIIRNHPSSLEIYQNKLLNSGQVAKDDVEKIHDKINRILNEEFIASKDYVPQKRDWLSAFWYGFKSPSQLSRVRNTGVKPEILKNVGKAITTFPDGFKPHRALKRVFDDRRKMIETGEGVDWAVGEALAFATLLVEGNHVRLSGQDVERGTFSHRHSVIHDQETGAQYCPLDHVMMNQNEEMFTVSNSSLSEFGVLGFELGYSMENPNSLVIWEAQFGDFANGAQVIFDQFVSSGEAKWLRQTGLVVLLPHGYDGQGPEHSSGRLERFLQMSDDNPFVIPEMEPTLRKQIQECNWQVVNVTTPANYFHVLRRQIHRDFRKPLIVMAPKNLLRHKSCKSNLSEFDDVQGHPGFDKQGTRFKRLIKDQNDHSDLEEGIRRLVLCSGKVYYELDEERTKADGKDIAICRVEQLCPFPYDLIQRELKRYPNAEIVWCQEEPMNMGAFSYIAPRLCTAMKSLGRGNMDDIKYVGRAPSAATATGFFQVHVKEQTELVQKALQQDPINPF